Genomic DNA from Desulfuromonas versatilis:
GGTTGTCCAGCCCCAATCGCTCGGAGAGTTCCAGGGCCAGCCGCGAGTAGGTGTCGGTCCTGCCCATGTCGTAGTCGAAAAAGCAGTGGCCGCCGGCAATGGCCTGGGCGATGCGGATCTGCCCCGGAGCGTCCAGCCGGTCGCGGTAACGCGCGAACAGCTCCTCGAGCCGCCCCAGGTAGGGCCGGCCGAGATTGTGCCGGGCATCGATCGACACATGGTAGTGCATCAGCTGCGCCAGGGCGAGCATCTCACCCAAGTCATCGCCCTGATCGGCGAAGCACTCCCGGGCCCGGTCCAGGTGCGGCAGGGCAGCCATGGGATCATGGTCCATGCAGATCACGCCGGCATAGAAGGAAAGCCAGGCATGCCGGAACACCACCTGCTCGGGAATCTGCTGGAGAAACCCCTTGAGGGTGATGACCCGGTTGACCGCCATCAGCGCCATGCCGGTTCGCCGCAGGATGGCCTCGGCCAGGGAGAAGTCTCCGGCCGGCAGAACGTATCGCAGCGCCTTGACCGGATCCCCCTGGTCGAGGTAGTGGCGGCCCGCAAGCAACAGGGCGCCGCTGAGCTCTTCGCCGGAGAGCTCCGCCGCCGCCTGTTCCTGGAGAAATTCCCTGAACAACGCGTGGAAGCCCAGGACCCGGTTTCCCTCGTCCAGCCCGCGCAGGAAGAAATTGCGGCGGCGCAGGGTTTCCAGGACCTCCTCGACATCCGGAACCTCCGCCAGCTCCCGCGCCAGCGACAGGGGGATCTCATCGAGCAGAGCGAGCTTATAAAGGGTGCGCCGCAGATGGCCCGGGACCCTGGAGAAAATCTCGGTCTTGAAAAACTCCAGGATCCCCCCCCGTTTGAGCAGTGAGCGGGGCGGATGCGCCGGGATCGTCGTGTAGTGGAAGACCGTTCCCTGGAAGCCGTGTCCCGCCAGGATCAGGCCGGCGATCCACCCCTCGGTGGCGGCATGCAGGTCCTGGACTTCCTGTGGGGACAGGGGAATCCGAAAAATCTCGTTGAACAGGCTGGCGATTTCCGTTTTATCCAGGGCCAGGTCGCTGTTGCCGATCATCGCGCCCCGGCCTCCGTCGACCAGCGGTTCCCAGCCATCGGGGATTTTTTCCCGGGAAAGAATGATCAGCCGCAGGGCTCGGGGGGACAGTTCGGCCAGAGACTGGAGGAAGCAGAGGCTGAAAGAGGCCTGGCCAAGCAGGTGGAGGTCGTCGAAAACCAGGGACAATTCCCCGCTCAGGCTGCCGGCCAGGTCCTTGGCCAGAACCCGGGCCAGGGTCGGGGCCTCGGCGGCCGAGGCTTCGCCTGCGGCCAGCATCTGCTCCAGCAGCGGCGAGCTGAACTCCGGAAGCTTTTCCATCAGCCCGGCCAGCAGGGCGGCGGCCAGAAACACGGGGTCTTGGTCTTCGGGACCCAACTGGTACCAGACATAGGGAGCGGTGGATTCGGACAGGTATTGCATGGCCAGGGTCGATTTACCCTGGCCCGCCTGTCCTTCGACATAAATCAGCTTGGGGGAGGTTGAACCAGCCTTGAGGCGGGTATTCAGCAGGTGTTGGCGAACCAGGCAGGCCCCGGTGGCGTAGCCGGGAGGGTAGAACTTGTTCTTGGGGATTCGGGCACGAATGCGATCGAACCAATGTTCCATCTTGTTCCCTCTTCGCGATTCATCAAATACCGGCCGCGCCGGATTCGTTCAAAGACCAGAAAGCCTTCGGAGCGGATAAGGTTTGCCGATCCGTTGGGGGTTAGTCATTTATTACACTGATCTGGCCACTTGAGTCAATTTTAATCTGACAGAAAGGGCATTTTTCCTCCTCTTTCCCTGCACCGGTTCCGGCAGGGGAAAACCGGAAGCAAAGAACGCATCGAGAGGCGGGAATGGATTGCAAAGGTTCGTGCAGGAGAGGGACGGGGTAAAGCCCCGGTGGTGGGCCGCCGGAAAACAAAAGGGGCTGCACCGGCGAACGCCGGGCAGCCCCTTGGAATGTCGGCTTCTCGAATTCAGTATTTCCTGGCCTCGATGACCTCCTCGACCCACTGGCTGGCGGCGATCATGGCGGGAAAACCGACAGTAGTCAGGGCCAGCAGGATCGTGTGGCGAACCTCATCGGCCGTGGCGCCTTCCTCCAGGGCCCTTCGGGCGTGGGATTTAACCGCTCCTTCGGACTGCTGGCCGATGGCGATGCCCAACTTGACCAGGCGTCTGGTCGCCTCGGGAAGCGGACCGGCATTGTGGCAGGCCAGGGCCAGTTTTTCATAGGCCTTGGCCAGTTCCGGGTGTTGGTCGACAAAACGCTTGTAGGGCGAAGGCAGATAGGACATGGGCGGCTCCTTGGTGGTAGAGGGATTTTCACTCTGCAAGGATAACCCAGGCTCCCCGGCCGTCAAGGGCGTCGGTCAGCCCCCCTTGACGCGAAACCCCTTGCCCTCGAACAAGGCCCGCAGCGTCTCGCGCTGGTCGCCCTGGATCTCCAGTTCGCCGTCCTTGAGCGTCCCGCCGGCCCCGCAGCGCGCCTTGAGCTCCTTGAGCAGCGCCTTGAGCTGCGCCTCGCTCATCACCAACCCCGCGGCGACGGTTACC
This window encodes:
- a CDS encoding carboxymuconolactone decarboxylase family protein; translation: MSYLPSPYKRFVDQHPELAKAYEKLALACHNAGPLPEATRRLVKLGIAIGQQSEGAVKSHARRALEEGATADEVRHTILLALTTVGFPAMIAASQWVEEVIEARKY
- a CDS encoding translation initiation factor gives rise to the protein MAEKSIKLTGGRGWGVTRECSGCGRPETDCRCPQAPAESLPAHKQLARLRLEKRRGKPVTVAAGLVMSEAQLKALLKELKARCGAGGTLKDGELEIQGDQRETLRALFEGKGFRVKGG
- a CDS encoding BTAD domain-containing putative transcriptional regulator, whose product is MEHWFDRIRARIPKNKFYPPGYATGACLVRQHLLNTRLKAGSTSPKLIYVEGQAGQGKSTLAMQYLSESTAPYVWYQLGPEDQDPVFLAAALLAGLMEKLPEFSSPLLEQMLAAGEASAAEAPTLARVLAKDLAGSLSGELSLVFDDLHLLGQASFSLCFLQSLAELSPRALRLIILSREKIPDGWEPLVDGGRGAMIGNSDLALDKTEIASLFNEIFRIPLSPQEVQDLHAATEGWIAGLILAGHGFQGTVFHYTTIPAHPPRSLLKRGGILEFFKTEIFSRVPGHLRRTLYKLALLDEIPLSLARELAEVPDVEEVLETLRRRNFFLRGLDEGNRVLGFHALFREFLQEQAAAELSGEELSGALLLAGRHYLDQGDPVKALRYVLPAGDFSLAEAILRRTGMALMAVNRVITLKGFLQQIPEQVVFRHAWLSFYAGVICMDHDPMAALPHLDRARECFADQGDDLGEMLALAQLMHYHVSIDARHNLGRPYLGRLEELFARYRDRLDAPGQIRIAQAIAGGHCFFDYDMGRTDTYSRLALELSERLGLDNHTATTRAIRCYRHAFVGNWRALREEIEQALPYLLNPRVSAQAKLTTSMTQASWLILEGDFRSYRRAKVLLRGALEKSLVAQSVATPFLLIYDAYLALAQGDLQQLRRLAEDGLALEGVGASPHHRSQFLHFEALARAWDGDGEGALRASELSRRLRIEVGPGRFDALNQMVLGAAFTRLQRPDEAHAMLERACEVAQAYADEHLLSGALLHRAYLRMQLGETGPAREDLARGLALMKKNGYVYFFGWIPEVMQALLQEAARSGIEAEFARDLAAERLDTALLNDGGCIPLLEIRAFGGLNLALGGETRVRETDLSPAQRQLLALVISAPGRRIAQEQLQLLLWPDSSAEKSRSTFDTLLSRLRKTLEPLLHPVPVKHYLSLQKGILCLENCRVDAEAFVAAARGGLRHAQREAPWQGAIALDLAVELWRGPYLGGLAVDESVDRLRAELEGLYFKVVGLWARLRAGAGLVSEAIEVASAALKLDPTNHSLVQLLYGLYTQAGNPVEAGKVLKAYREQLEREEYSPAEIGQALESLWAPAP